In a single window of the Bradyrhizobium erythrophlei genome:
- the hutI gene encoding imidazolonepropionase: MASVDHIWHGCRLATLSPSRQGLGLVDDGLIAAADGRIVYAGPAADAPRSLDAKQRTNCDGRWITPGLVDCHTHLVYGGNRAQEFEQRLAGASYEEIARAGGGIVSTVKATRQANTEQLMDASLPRLDALIAEGVTTVEIKSGYGLELDTERRQLQAARKLGAERAVSIQTTFLGAHTVPPEMKGDSGAYIDAVCNAMLPQIAAADLADAVDAFCEGIAFSPEETAQVFAKAQALGLPVRLHADQLSNLHGAALAARFGALSADHLEYADDDGIEAMARAGTVAVVLPGAFYFIREQKAPPIESMRRHGARIALATDSNPGTSPLTSLLLAMNMGATLFRLTVDECIAAVTREAARALGRFEDIGSLERGKYCDLAIWNIERPAELVYRIGFNPLHARVWHGDSHAVAAGLL; the protein is encoded by the coding sequence ATGGCATCGGTCGATCACATCTGGCACGGCTGCCGTCTTGCAACGCTTTCGCCGTCACGCCAAGGTCTCGGTCTGGTCGATGACGGCCTGATCGCCGCCGCCGATGGGCGTATCGTCTATGCAGGCCCCGCCGCGGACGCTCCGCGCTCGCTCGACGCCAAACAACGAACCAATTGCGACGGCCGCTGGATCACACCCGGGCTGGTCGACTGCCATACCCATCTGGTCTATGGCGGCAACCGCGCCCAGGAATTCGAGCAGCGCCTCGCCGGCGCGAGTTACGAGGAGATCGCGCGAGCGGGCGGCGGCATCGTCTCGACGGTGAAGGCGACACGACAGGCGAATACCGAACAATTGATGGACGCCTCGCTGCCACGGCTTGACGCGCTGATCGCAGAAGGCGTGACCACGGTCGAGATCAAATCCGGCTACGGCCTCGAACTCGACACCGAGCGACGACAGCTACAGGCCGCGCGGAAGCTCGGAGCCGAGCGCGCGGTGTCGATCCAGACGACCTTTCTCGGCGCGCATACGGTGCCGCCCGAGATGAAGGGCGACAGCGGCGCCTATATCGACGCGGTCTGCAACGCAATGCTGCCGCAGATCGCCGCCGCGGACCTCGCCGATGCAGTCGACGCCTTCTGCGAAGGCATTGCGTTCTCGCCGGAGGAAACCGCGCAGGTATTTGCGAAAGCGCAAGCGCTCGGCCTGCCCGTTCGCCTGCACGCCGATCAGCTCTCGAACCTGCACGGTGCAGCACTTGCCGCGCGCTTCGGCGCGCTTTCGGCGGATCACCTCGAATATGCCGACGACGACGGCATCGAGGCGATGGCCCGGGCCGGCACCGTTGCCGTGGTGCTGCCGGGCGCGTTCTACTTCATCCGCGAGCAGAAGGCGCCGCCGATTGAATCGATGCGGCGCCACGGCGCACGAATAGCACTCGCCACCGACAGCAATCCCGGCACCTCGCCGCTGACGTCGCTGCTGCTGGCGATGAACATGGGCGCGACGCTCTTTCGCCTTACCGTCGATGAATGCATTGCGGCCGTCACGCGGGAGGCTGCGCGCGCGCTCGGACGCTTCGAGGACATCGGAAGTCTCGAGCGCGGCAAATATTGCGATCTCGCCATTTGGAATATCGAGCGGCCGGCGGAGCTCGTCTACCGCATCGGCTTCAACCCCCTCCACGCTCGTGTCTGGCATGGCGATTCACACGCCGTGGCCGCAGGCCTCCTCTGA
- a CDS encoding formimidoylglutamate deiminase — protein sequence MAGIFFDEALLSQGWARDVRITLADGRIASIASGAGAEPGDERHRIGLPGICNLHSHAFQRGMAGLAEIKGTSADSFWTWRELMYRFVGRMTPEDIEAVAAQAYAEMLEAGFTRVGEFHYIHHDVSGAPYGNPAELAERIAAAAQATGIGLTLLPVFYAHAGFGGRTPDSGQRRFINDIGGFARLHEASRRALAGHEGAIAGIAPHSLRAVTPMELSALVSLAGSDPIHIHIAEQTREVDECIAWSGQRPLEWLFGHAAVDRNWCLVHATHATVAEIRSIAESGAAAGLCPVTEANLGDGTFNAPEFIKRGGVFGVGSDSNVLIGVSDELRQLEYSQRLALRARNVMASGGATSTGRALFDGAMRGGAQALGVKRSGLLEGALADFISLDAESVTLAGRSGDAILDSWIFGAGRSLVDCVWARGRKVVQDGRHRGREVVEERFRRVLERLLQT from the coding sequence GTGGCCGGAATATTCTTCGACGAGGCCTTGTTGTCGCAGGGCTGGGCGCGCGACGTCAGGATTACGCTTGCCGACGGCCGGATCGCGAGCATTGCCAGCGGCGCCGGGGCCGAGCCCGGCGACGAGCGTCACCGGATCGGGCTTCCCGGAATCTGCAATCTCCACAGTCACGCATTCCAGCGAGGAATGGCGGGTCTTGCCGAGATCAAGGGAACATCCGCAGACAGTTTCTGGACCTGGCGCGAGCTAATGTACCGTTTCGTCGGACGCATGACCCCTGAGGATATCGAGGCGGTGGCGGCGCAGGCTTATGCCGAGATGCTGGAGGCTGGATTTACCCGAGTCGGCGAGTTTCATTACATCCATCACGATGTGTCTGGCGCGCCTTATGGCAATCCGGCCGAATTGGCCGAACGGATCGCCGCGGCGGCGCAGGCCACCGGCATCGGCCTGACATTGTTACCGGTCTTCTACGCGCATGCCGGATTTGGTGGTCGAACACCCGACAGTGGGCAACGGCGCTTCATCAACGATATCGGCGGGTTCGCGCGGTTGCATGAGGCGAGCCGGCGCGCTCTGGCGGGGCATGAGGGCGCAATCGCCGGTATCGCACCGCATTCGCTCCGGGCGGTTACGCCGATGGAACTTTCGGCCCTCGTGAGCCTCGCCGGATCAGACCCCATTCATATTCATATCGCCGAACAGACCCGCGAAGTCGATGAATGCATCGCCTGGAGCGGCCAGCGGCCGCTGGAATGGCTGTTCGGCCACGCCGCCGTTGACCGCAACTGGTGCCTCGTCCATGCCACGCATGCGACCGTTGCCGAAATCCGCTCCATTGCCGAGAGCGGCGCGGCGGCCGGACTATGCCCGGTGACGGAGGCGAATCTCGGTGACGGCACCTTCAACGCACCCGAATTCATAAAGCGCGGCGGCGTGTTCGGTGTCGGCTCTGATTCCAATGTCCTGATCGGCGTCAGCGACGAATTGCGGCAGCTCGAATATTCACAACGTCTCGCGCTGAGGGCGCGTAACGTGATGGCGTCGGGCGGCGCCACTTCAACGGGCCGCGCATTGTTCGACGGCGCGATGCGAGGCGGCGCGCAGGCGCTTGGCGTGAAGCGTAGCGGGCTATTAGAAGGTGCTCTCGCCGACTTCATCAGTTTGGACGCAGAGAGTGTCACCCTGGCCGGCCGATCCGGCGATGCAATCCTCGACAGCTGGATCTTCGGCGCTGGCCGATCGCTGGTCGATTGCGTCTGGGCCCGCGGCCGAAAAGTAGTGCAGGACGGCCGGCATCGTGGCAGGGAGGTAGTCGAAGAGCGCTTCCGCCGGGTGCTTGAGAGGTTGCTGCAGACATGA